The Methylobacterium sp. PvR107 genome contains a region encoding:
- a CDS encoding glycosyltransferase family 2 protein yields MSTVSVVTLAKGRPAHLRNVLLGLERQTQAPAEFIVAVMQDAPYDLPAVGFPVRQILVPGRELPLAAARNRGVAAASGDAVAFLDVDCIPAPDLVADYAQGLSERNGLLMGEVLHLPEHATTSAWDYAGLEAVSERHSDRRGPPVSGIEICNDYRCFWSLNFAIRRTTFLATGGFDERYTGYGGEDTDFGKLLDRRGIPIAWMKGARAYHQYHPHHMPPVHHLESVVRNAELFEAKWGYRTMGHWLYAFKVMGLIDDTPETPIRILRRPDAADLALTRQQSHQPYTNAASVIRAIEAREDADAAARADAPAPVTA; encoded by the coding sequence ATGTCCACCGTCTCCGTCGTGACCCTCGCGAAGGGGCGTCCGGCCCACCTGCGCAACGTGCTGCTCGGCCTGGAGCGTCAGACGCAGGCCCCCGCCGAGTTCATCGTCGCGGTAATGCAGGACGCGCCCTACGACCTGCCCGCGGTCGGCTTCCCCGTGCGCCAGATCCTCGTGCCGGGCCGCGAATTGCCGCTCGCGGCCGCGCGCAACCGCGGCGTGGCGGCGGCCTCCGGCGACGCCGTGGCCTTCCTCGACGTCGATTGCATCCCGGCGCCCGATCTCGTCGCCGATTACGCGCAGGGGCTCTCCGAGCGCAACGGGCTGCTGATGGGCGAGGTGCTGCACCTGCCCGAACACGCCACGACGAGCGCCTGGGACTACGCCGGCCTTGAAGCCGTGTCGGAAAGGCATTCCGACCGCCGGGGGCCGCCGGTCTCGGGCATCGAGATCTGCAACGATTACCGCTGCTTCTGGTCGCTCAATTTCGCGATCCGACGGACCACCTTTCTGGCGACCGGCGGCTTCGACGAACGCTATACCGGCTACGGCGGCGAGGACACCGACTTCGGCAAGCTCCTCGACCGGCGCGGCATCCCGATCGCCTGGATGAAGGGCGCCCGCGCCTATCATCAGTACCACCCGCACCACATGCCGCCGGTCCATCACCTCGAGAGCGTGGTGCGCAACGCCGAATTGTTCGAGGCCAAGTGGGGCTACCGCACGATGGGCCACTGGCTCTACGCCTTCAAGGTGATGGGCCTGATCGACGACACGCCCGAAACACCGATCCGCATCCTACGCCGGCCCGACGCCGCCGATCTCGCGCTGACCCGCCAGCAGAGCCACCAGCCCTACACCAACGCCGCCTCGGTGATCCGCGCCATCGAGGCCCGAGAGGATGCCGACGCCGCGGCGCGGGCTGATGCGCCGGCGCCGGTGACCGCGTGA
- a CDS encoding glycosyltransferase: MRIALLAHLRHPIAPPFAGGLEAYTWNLAEGLASRGHAVTLFASGDSDARFTLDPVIPAHHERSYAGLEHRGDAGLVAHLDAGYAAACDRIAAGGFDVLHNNSLSRLPLEPRRTAAMPTVTSLHVPAYSALRWFVQASPAPGHRITATSRAQLNAWWPDGAPPEASVLHNGIDPAVWPYRPRGDGSAVWCARITPDKGAPHAIAAARRAGLPLTLFGPIEEPAYWETQVAPLLGGSIRYGGRLGGAALAAEVGRASVFLTTPCWDEPFGLAAIEAMACGLPVAGFARGGIPEVVGEGGSLAAPGDAAGLACSIGEALAIPRPVPHGRVLRLFTRARWLERCEALYAQARFGG, from the coding sequence GTGAGGATCGCGCTCCTCGCCCATCTCCGTCACCCGATTGCCCCGCCCTTCGCGGGCGGCCTCGAAGCCTACACCTGGAATCTCGCCGAGGGCCTCGCCAGCCGCGGCCACGCGGTCACGCTGTTTGCCTCCGGCGACAGCGATGCGCGCTTCACCCTCGATCCCGTGATTCCGGCCCATCACGAGCGGAGCTACGCCGGCCTGGAGCACCGGGGCGATGCGGGCTTGGTAGCCCATCTCGACGCCGGCTACGCCGCTGCCTGCGACCGGATCGCCGCCGGGGGCTTCGACGTGCTTCACAACAACAGCCTGAGCCGCCTGCCGCTGGAGCCGCGCCGCACCGCCGCGATGCCCACCGTCACGTCGCTGCACGTGCCGGCCTACAGCGCCCTGCGCTGGTTCGTGCAGGCGAGCCCCGCCCCGGGACACCGGATCACCGCGACGTCCCGGGCGCAGCTCAATGCCTGGTGGCCGGACGGAGCGCCTCCAGAGGCATCGGTGCTCCACAACGGCATCGATCCCGCCGTCTGGCCCTACCGACCGCGCGGCGATGGCAGTGCGGTCTGGTGCGCGCGGATCACGCCGGACAAGGGCGCGCCGCACGCGATCGCGGCGGCGCGCCGGGCCGGGCTGCCGCTGACCCTGTTCGGCCCGATCGAGGAACCCGCTTACTGGGAGACGCAGGTCGCGCCGTTGCTCGGAGGATCGATCCGCTACGGCGGCCGCCTCGGCGGCGCCGCTTTGGCCGCGGAGGTCGGCCGCGCCTCCGTGTTCCTGACCACCCCATGCTGGGACGAGCCGTTCGGGCTGGCAGCGATCGAGGCGATGGCCTGCGGACTTCCGGTCGCCGGGTTCGCCCGGGGCGGCATCCCGGAGGTCGTCGGCGAAGGCGGATCCCTCGCCGCACCGGGGGACGCGGCGGGTCTGGCCTGCTCCATCGGCGAGGCCCTGGCGATCCCGCGGCCGGTCCCGCACGGGCGCGTTCTGCGCCTGTTTACCCGCGCGCGCTGGCTCGAGCGCTGCGAGGCGCTCTACGCGCAGGCCCGCTTCGGGGGGTGA
- a CDS encoding class I SAM-dependent methyltransferase, which translates to MARSGRPGGGRGALRGTRHRAWLSEPPPDLPGQWGTRRHDGPHRAIPLDSVNAAERLRLRDVTADVIHLDAGHEEASVAADLRAWWPIRRQGGLLIADDDDRRGGRFPGVTRAVDAFCTEAKRGDRGRCGASARSSSRIGAG; encoded by the coding sequence GTGGCTCGGAGCGGTCGACCTGGGGGCGGACGAGGCGCTCTTCGCGGAACGCGCCACCGCGCATGGCTATCCGAGCCTCCACCGGACCTTCCTGGCCAATGGGGTACGCGCCGGCATGACGGACCGCATCGTGCCATTCCGCTCGATTCGGTGAATGCCGCGGAACGTCTGCGTCTGCGGGACGTGACGGCCGATGTCATCCATCTCGATGCCGGGCACGAGGAGGCGTCCGTCGCGGCGGACCTGCGCGCGTGGTGGCCCATCCGGCGACAAGGAGGCCTCCTGATCGCCGACGATGACGATCGCCGGGGCGGCCGCTTCCCGGGTGTCACCCGGGCGGTCGATGCATTCTGCACCGAGGCCAAGCGCGGGGACCGTGGTCGCTGCGGGGCAAGTGCAAGATCATCAAGCCGGATTGGGGCCGGTTGA
- a CDS encoding cupin domain-containing protein, giving the protein MSIPLGDATGPEPVDRAVGQRLRNLRRAKGLSLEAVASSTGLSIGFISQVERGMSSPSLRVLALLADTLQIGIGGLFEPILQEPEPDPIVVFRKDRPELQLWRTGITKQLLTPPGGTQGMSLFHMVLRPGASTGDELFSHDGEEAGLVLEGRLTLVVEARTLQLSEGDSFRFESRRPHRFGNPGTRAQTIVLWVNVLGSSKHRTP; this is encoded by the coding sequence GTGAGCATTCCTCTGGGCGACGCGACGGGTCCGGAACCGGTCGACCGGGCCGTGGGTCAGCGCCTGCGCAACCTGCGGCGCGCAAAGGGTCTATCGCTGGAAGCGGTCGCGTCCAGCACGGGCTTGTCGATCGGCTTCATCAGCCAAGTCGAGCGGGGCATGTCCTCGCCCTCGCTCCGCGTGCTGGCGCTGCTCGCGGACACGCTGCAGATCGGGATCGGGGGGCTGTTCGAGCCGATCCTCCAAGAGCCCGAGCCCGATCCGATCGTCGTGTTCCGGAAGGACCGGCCGGAGCTGCAGCTCTGGCGCACCGGCATCACCAAGCAGTTGCTGACGCCGCCGGGCGGGACGCAGGGTATGAGCCTATTCCACATGGTGCTGAGGCCTGGGGCCAGCACGGGCGACGAGCTGTTCAGCCACGATGGCGAGGAGGCCGGGCTTGTCCTTGAGGGACGCCTCACGCTCGTCGTCGAGGCGCGCACGCTTCAGCTTTCCGAGGGGGACAGCTTCCGCTTCGAGAGCCGCCGGCCGCATCGTTTCGGCAACCCGGGGACGCGTGCCCAGACGATCGTATTGTGGGTCAACGTACTCGGGTCTTCCAAACACAGGACGCCATAA
- a CDS encoding ABC transporter substrate-binding protein: MRRRLASLCLSSALLLGALGSAVSAQPLKVGATPTGLPFTFLDTKTNTIQGVMVDLVNAVGKEAGFTVAVEPLQFSTLIPALTASKIDIISAAMFITPQRKEVVAFSAPVYSYGEGLIVPKTDTKDYTAFADLKGETVGAQVGTAFVEPLKKSGLFGEVKIYDTIPDIIRDVNSGRLKAGFADAPILAYYVKQGVFPGVRLVDSFKPTVVASVGLSVRKADADLLAKIDTALAKLKADGTLQAILTKWGLPPSADRS, translated from the coding sequence ATGAGAAGACGGTTGGCCAGCCTGTGTCTGTCGTCGGCGCTTCTCCTCGGGGCCCTGGGGAGCGCCGTCAGCGCCCAGCCCCTGAAGGTCGGCGCGACGCCGACCGGTCTGCCCTTCACGTTCCTCGACACCAAGACCAACACCATCCAGGGCGTGATGGTCGACCTCGTCAACGCGGTCGGCAAGGAGGCGGGCTTCACCGTGGCGGTTGAGCCGCTGCAATTCTCGACGCTGATCCCAGCGCTCACCGCCTCGAAGATCGACATCATTTCGGCGGCGATGTTCATCACGCCCCAGCGCAAGGAGGTCGTGGCCTTCTCGGCCCCCGTCTACAGCTACGGCGAGGGGCTGATCGTCCCGAAAACCGACACGAAGGATTACACGGCCTTCGCCGACCTGAAGGGCGAGACGGTTGGCGCCCAGGTCGGCACCGCCTTTGTCGAGCCGCTGAAGAAGTCCGGTCTGTTCGGCGAGGTGAAGATCTACGACACGATTCCCGACATCATCCGGGACGTGAATTCCGGGCGGCTGAAGGCCGGTTTCGCCGACGCGCCGATCCTCGCTTACTACGTCAAGCAAGGCGTATTCCCGGGCGTGCGCCTGGTCGATAGCTTCAAGCCGACCGTCGTCGCGTCGGTCGGCCTCAGCGTGCGGAAGGCGGACGCCGACCTGCTTGCCAAGATCGACACAGCGCTCGCAAAGCTCAAGGCTGACGGGACGCTCCAGGCGATCCTGACCAAATGGGGCCTGCCGCCCTCGGCCGACCGGTCCTGA
- a CDS encoding amino acid ABC transporter permease gives MREFLADAQEYLPILLQGVQLTVLITLASLVVSTLLGLVWAVMRVSGIAVLAGFSAVMINILRGIPIIVQLFYIYFVMPDFGLSLTAVQAAIIGLGIAYSAYQAENFRAGIEAVDRGQVEAALSIGMSWGMTMRRVILPQAIRIALPPYGNIMIMMLKDSSQASTITVAELALQGKLIASSTFKNTSVYTMVALMYLALSLPLILLVRHFEAKGRRR, from the coding sequence ATGCGCGAGTTCCTCGCCGACGCCCAGGAATACCTGCCGATCCTGCTGCAGGGCGTGCAGCTCACGGTCCTTATCACCCTCGCCTCGCTCGTGGTCTCGACGCTGCTCGGCTTGGTCTGGGCGGTGATGCGGGTCTCGGGCATCGCCGTGCTGGCGGGTTTCAGCGCGGTGATGATCAACATCCTGCGCGGCATCCCGATCATCGTGCAGCTGTTCTACATCTACTTCGTGATGCCCGATTTCGGCCTGTCGCTGACGGCCGTCCAGGCAGCGATCATCGGGCTCGGCATCGCCTACTCGGCCTACCAGGCCGAGAACTTCCGCGCCGGCATCGAGGCGGTGGATCGCGGACAGGTCGAGGCCGCGCTGTCGATCGGCATGAGCTGGGGCATGACCATGCGGCGGGTGATCCTGCCGCAGGCGATCCGGATCGCGCTGCCGCCCTACGGCAACATCATGATCATGATGCTCAAGGACTCGTCGCAAGCCTCGACCATCACGGTCGCGGAACTGGCGCTCCAGGGCAAGCTGATCGCATCCTCGACCTTCAAGAACACCAGCGTCTACACGATGGTGGCGCTCATGTACCTCGCGCTCAGCCTGCCGCTGATCCTGCTGGTCCGCCACTTCGAAGCCAAGGGGCGGCGCCGATGA
- a CDS encoding amino acid ABC transporter ATP-binding protein, translating to MIVLEDVRKRYGALEVIKGVSAEIAKGEVVCIIGPSGSGKSTLLRCINGLEAYDGGEIRVGSQRVEQGKRSIKAIRTRVSMVFQRFNLFANRTALENVVEGPIHVKGEPRAEAEERARALLARVGLSDKAHARPDELSGGQQQRVAIARALAMRPEAILFDEPTSALDPELVGDVLRVMRGLADEGMTMIVVTHEIGFAREVADRVLFLDGGRLVEQGPAAEILNRPQNPRTQDFLQRVLHPL from the coding sequence ATGATCGTCCTGGAGGATGTCCGAAAACGGTACGGCGCCTTGGAGGTGATCAAGGGCGTCTCGGCGGAAATCGCCAAGGGCGAGGTGGTCTGCATTATCGGACCGTCGGGATCGGGCAAGTCGACGCTCCTGCGCTGCATCAACGGGCTCGAGGCCTATGACGGCGGCGAGATCCGCGTCGGCAGCCAGCGGGTCGAGCAAGGCAAGCGCAGCATCAAGGCGATCCGCACCCGGGTCTCCATGGTCTTCCAGCGCTTCAACCTGTTCGCCAACCGGACGGCCTTGGAGAACGTCGTCGAGGGGCCGATCCACGTGAAGGGCGAGCCCCGGGCGGAGGCCGAGGAACGGGCGCGCGCGCTCCTCGCGCGGGTCGGGCTGTCGGACAAGGCGCATGCCCGGCCGGACGAACTCTCCGGCGGCCAGCAGCAGCGCGTCGCCATCGCCCGGGCGCTCGCAATGCGGCCGGAGGCGATCCTGTTCGACGAGCCGACCTCGGCCCTCGATCCCGAACTGGTGGGCGACGTGCTGCGGGTGATGCGCGGGCTCGCCGACGAGGGCATGACCATGATCGTCGTCACGCACGAGATCGGCTTTGCCCGGGAGGTGGCCGACCGGGTGCTGTTCCTCGATGGCGGCCGCCTCGTCGAGCAGGGACCGGCCGCCGAGATCCTGAACCGCCCGCAGAATCCGCGCACCCAGGACTTCCTGCAGCGCGTGCTGCACCCGTTGTAG
- a CDS encoding NAD(P)/FAD-dependent oxidoreductase, whose product MAEPFPLAPSLWATTASPAPDTPPLAESGAADVVIVGGGFCGLSTALHLAERGVRPVVLEAREIGFGGSGRNGGQVIPGLKYDPADLVAKFGRERGERLARFAGGTADTVFDLIERHGMDVPYRREGWIQGAHTEAGLAEVERRATQWAALGAPTRVLDKAETSRLLGTERYLGGWLDGRGGAIQPLSYARGLARAALKAGAMIHGASPVTALERIGSGWAVTTAQGARLTTERVVLCTNGYTGGLWPALARTVIAANSFQVATVPLSDNLRRSILPMGHVSSDTRKLLLYFRLDHTGRLLMGGRGPFREPRSPADWAHLERIVGKLFPQLGGTGFDHRWCGRVAITRDYLPHLHEPAPGLLIDIGCQGRGVGLQSAMGRAMAAYIATGNADALPLPLTSIAPLPLHALHRLYVSAIIGWYRLSDGGIR is encoded by the coding sequence GTGGCCGAACCGTTCCCGCTCGCTCCATCGCTCTGGGCCACCACGGCGTCCCCCGCGCCCGATACGCCGCCACTCGCGGAATCCGGCGCGGCCGACGTGGTGATCGTCGGCGGCGGCTTCTGTGGCCTGTCCACCGCGCTGCATCTGGCCGAGCGCGGCGTCCGGCCGGTGGTGCTGGAGGCCCGCGAGATCGGCTTCGGCGGCTCCGGGCGCAACGGAGGGCAGGTCATTCCGGGCCTGAAATACGATCCCGCCGACCTCGTCGCCAAGTTCGGGCGGGAGCGTGGCGAGCGGCTCGCGCGCTTCGCCGGCGGGACCGCCGACACGGTTTTCGACCTGATCGAACGGCACGGAATGGACGTGCCCTACCGGCGCGAGGGCTGGATCCAGGGCGCCCATACCGAAGCCGGACTGGCCGAGGTCGAGCGGCGGGCGACGCAGTGGGCCGCCCTCGGCGCACCGACCCGCGTCCTTGACAAGGCCGAGACCAGCCGATTGCTCGGCACCGAACGCTATCTCGGCGGGTGGCTCGACGGCCGCGGCGGCGCGATTCAGCCGCTGAGCTACGCCCGCGGCCTCGCCCGGGCGGCGCTGAAGGCCGGGGCGATGATCCATGGCGCATCACCGGTCACGGCCCTCGAACGGATTGGATCGGGCTGGGCCGTCACGACGGCGCAGGGCGCCCGCCTCACCACCGAACGCGTCGTCCTGTGCACCAACGGCTACACGGGCGGCCTCTGGCCGGCTCTCGCCCGGACGGTGATCGCGGCGAATTCCTTCCAGGTCGCCACGGTACCGCTCTCCGACAACCTGAGGCGTTCGATCCTGCCGATGGGTCATGTCTCTTCGGACACCCGCAAACTGCTGCTCTATTTCCGCCTCGACCATACCGGCCGTCTTCTGATGGGCGGCCGCGGTCCGTTCCGCGAACCCCGCAGTCCCGCCGACTGGGCGCATCTCGAGCGGATCGTCGGCAAGCTGTTCCCGCAGCTCGGCGGCACGGGTTTCGATCACCGCTGGTGCGGCCGCGTGGCGATCACCCGGGACTACCTGCCCCATCTCCACGAGCCGGCGCCGGGCTTGCTCATCGACATCGGTTGCCAGGGTCGGGGCGTCGGCCTCCAGTCGGCGATGGGCCGGGCGATGGCTGCCTACATCGCCACCGGCAATGCCGACGCGCTGCCGCTGCCGCTGACGTCGATCGCACCGCTGCCGCTGCACGCGCTCCATCGCCTCTACGTGTCGGCGATCATCGGCTGGTATCGCCTGAGCGATGGCGGTATTCGCTGA
- a CDS encoding DUF1349 domain-containing protein — MADRVGFDDGAWLNEPTNWRFEDGRLLVVTDRATDFWRETHYGFIRDTGHFFAVNTGSAFTAQLRIRANYEQLYDQAGLMVRISKEYWVKAGIELSDGLPMISSVLTLGKSDWSTASYNGDASDFWLRATISGGVLRLQVSSDGQSWPLMRLCPFPANPTYSVGPMCCTPERSGLNVAFSDFSISAPKGKDLHDLS; from the coding sequence ATGGCAGATCGCGTAGGCTTCGACGATGGCGCCTGGCTCAATGAGCCCACCAATTGGCGGTTCGAAGACGGCCGCCTCCTCGTCGTAACCGACCGGGCCACGGATTTCTGGCGGGAAACGCATTACGGCTTCATCCGCGATACTGGCCACTTCTTCGCAGTGAATACGGGGAGTGCTTTCACTGCACAGTTGCGCATTCGAGCAAATTATGAGCAATTGTATGACCAAGCCGGACTAATGGTGCGCATTTCGAAGGAGTACTGGGTCAAAGCTGGGATCGAATTGTCTGATGGTCTGCCCATGATTAGCAGCGTTCTCACTTTGGGAAAATCCGATTGGTCTACTGCATCATATAACGGCGATGCGAGCGACTTTTGGTTGAGAGCAACGATATCTGGCGGTGTTCTGCGCTTGCAGGTATCGTCTGACGGGCAATCTTGGCCGCTGATGCGGCTCTGCCCGTTCCCGGCGAATCCAACCTACAGCGTTGGCCCGATGTGCTGCACACCCGAGCGCTCCGGCTTGAATGTTGCGTTCTCCGATTTCTCGATTAGCGCTCCCAAGGGCAAAGACTTGCACGACCTCTCGTGA
- a CDS encoding molybdopterin-dependent oxidoreductase: protein MSSLAARKARLIVHGDRPYNAETPLDRLRDAYRTAADDFYVRCHGDLPVIDPDTWRLTLDGALGTPMEVSLDGLRSRFQTVTITATMQCAGNRRADMRAVAPVSGDPWEGGAIGTADWTGIRLGDLLRSAGAPEDRDRHVAFESHDAVGDRPYGVSIPLAKALAPETLLAFAMNGQPLLPEHGFPLRAVVPGFAGVRSPKWLRHITVQDHPSDNPIQASDYKLYPPDETAETADPVRGHTIDTMPLNAAICTPPRGAALEVGACRVRGYAVAGDRAVIRVDVSSDGGRNWIQATLEHEPEAPFAWTFWTAELDLPPGEHDLAVRAWDSAGQTQPALPDDVWNHKGYLCTCWHRVRVRVT, encoded by the coding sequence ATGTCGAGTCTGGCCGCGCGCAAAGCACGCCTGATCGTCCACGGCGACCGGCCCTACAATGCCGAGACGCCGCTGGACCGGCTGCGGGACGCTTACCGCACCGCGGCTGACGACTTCTACGTCCGCTGCCACGGCGACTTGCCGGTGATCGACCCGGACACGTGGCGCCTCACCCTCGACGGCGCTCTCGGCACGCCGATGGAGGTCTCGCTGGATGGCCTGCGCAGCCGATTCCAGACCGTCACGATAACGGCGACGATGCAGTGCGCCGGCAATCGGCGCGCTGACATGCGCGCCGTCGCGCCCGTTTCGGGAGACCCTTGGGAAGGCGGTGCCATCGGCACGGCCGACTGGACGGGCATCCGTCTCGGCGACCTTCTACGTTCGGCCGGAGCCCCCGAAGACAGGGATCGCCACGTCGCCTTCGAGAGCCACGACGCGGTGGGGGACCGGCCCTACGGCGTTTCCATCCCGCTCGCCAAGGCGCTGGCCCCTGAAACCCTCCTGGCCTTTGCCATGAACGGCCAACCGCTGCTGCCCGAGCACGGCTTCCCGCTGCGCGCGGTGGTGCCGGGCTTTGCCGGCGTGCGCAGTCCCAAATGGCTCCGGCACATCACGGTGCAGGATCATCCCTCGGACAATCCGATACAGGCTAGCGACTACAAGCTGTACCCACCCGACGAGACTGCCGAAACCGCCGATCCAGTCCGGGGGCACACGATCGACACGATGCCGCTGAATGCCGCGATCTGCACGCCCCCGCGCGGCGCCGCTCTCGAAGTCGGGGCGTGCCGAGTCCGGGGCTACGCGGTTGCGGGCGACCGGGCCGTCATCCGCGTCGATGTCTCAAGCGATGGCGGGCGGAACTGGATCCAGGCGACGCTTGAGCACGAGCCCGAGGCGCCGTTCGCTTGGACCTTCTGGACCGCCGAGCTCGACCTGCCGCCGGGGGAGCACGATCTCGCCGTCCGAGCCTGGGACTCGGCCGGCCAGACCCAGCCGGCGCTGCCCGACGACGTCTGGAACCACAAGGGTTATCTCTGCACCTGCTGGCACCGGGTGCGCGTGCGCGTCACCTAA
- a CDS encoding carotenoid oxygenase family protein translates to MPNRIQSALRAAAEVGVGLWAACNRLRLSGTKNPFVVGVHEPMRAELTLENLPVTGKIPPGLDGLYLKMGANPVRAATRGHDWFLGDGMVHGLAIEAGKALWYRNRWIGSRTAAAALKRPAAPGPRRGGNDTVNTNVVEIGGRIFAVVEAGCFPVELARTLEEQRYNPFDGTLAGSFTGHPHRDPRTGETHAIAYDGRVWDSVRHVVLAPTGQVVRDVPILVAHGPCIHDCAITARFVIVLDLPVTFSFRALLAGYRFPFRWNPSHRARVGLLPRQGAGADILWCAVEPCFVFHIANAYDDVDGKVILDVIAYATVFTAAAGGLDTPGRLERWTVDPTTGCVERRVLDPAAQEFPRIDERRLGQRHRYLYTVSVPADGNTQLAGATQLYKHDLETGERQEHEFGPDRIPGEFVFVPAHAEADEDEGWLVGFVIDTLRDTTAFVVLDARTFEAPPVATVRLGHRIPPGFHGNWFPVRAPSGTV, encoded by the coding sequence ATGCCGAACCGTATTCAGTCGGCCCTCCGCGCGGCCGCCGAGGTCGGAGTTGGCCTGTGGGCAGCCTGCAACCGGCTGCGCCTGTCCGGGACGAAGAATCCCTTCGTCGTCGGCGTCCACGAACCGATGCGCGCGGAGCTGACGCTGGAGAATCTGCCCGTCACCGGTAAGATCCCGCCGGGCCTCGACGGCCTCTATCTCAAGATGGGGGCCAATCCCGTGCGAGCCGCGACCCGGGGTCATGACTGGTTCCTCGGCGACGGCATGGTGCACGGCCTCGCGATCGAGGCCGGCAAGGCGCTGTGGTACCGCAACCGCTGGATCGGCTCTCGCACGGCTGCCGCAGCGCTCAAGCGCCCTGCCGCGCCCGGGCCGCGGCGGGGCGGCAACGACACCGTCAACACCAACGTCGTCGAGATCGGCGGCCGGATCTTCGCCGTCGTCGAGGCGGGCTGTTTCCCGGTCGAACTGGCCCGCACTCTGGAGGAGCAGCGCTACAACCCGTTCGACGGCACGCTTGCCGGGTCCTTCACCGGGCACCCGCACCGCGACCCGCGAACCGGCGAGACCCATGCCATCGCCTACGACGGGCGCGTGTGGGACAGCGTCCGCCACGTCGTTCTCGCGCCGACCGGACAGGTCGTGCGGGACGTGCCGATTCTGGTCGCGCATGGCCCCTGCATCCACGACTGCGCAATCACGGCGCGCTTCGTTATCGTGCTCGACCTGCCAGTCACCTTCTCGTTTCGGGCCCTGCTCGCCGGCTACCGCTTCCCGTTCCGCTGGAACCCGAGCCACAGGGCCCGGGTGGGCCTCCTCCCCCGGCAAGGCGCGGGTGCCGACATCCTGTGGTGCGCGGTCGAGCCCTGCTTCGTGTTCCACATCGCCAACGCCTACGACGACGTGGACGGGAAGGTGATCCTCGATGTGATCGCCTACGCGACGGTGTTCACCGCGGCCGCGGGCGGGCTCGACACGCCGGGCCGGCTCGAACGATGGACGGTCGATCCCACGACGGGGTGCGTCGAGCGGCGGGTGCTCGACCCCGCAGCGCAGGAGTTCCCCCGCATCGACGAGCGGCGTCTCGGGCAGCGGCACCGCTACCTCTACACGGTGAGTGTCCCGGCCGACGGCAACACGCAGCTCGCCGGTGCGACGCAGCTCTACAAGCACGACTTGGAGACGGGCGAGCGCCAGGAGCACGAATTCGGTCCCGACCGCATCCCGGGGGAGTTCGTCTTCGTGCCGGCGCATGCCGAGGCCGATGAGGACGAAGGCTGGCTCGTCGGCTTCGTGATCGACACGCTCCGCGACACGACCGCGTTCGTCGTCCTCGACGCGCGGACGTTCGAAGCGCCGCCCGTCGCCACGGTCCGCCTCGGACACCGGATACCGCCCGGCTTTCACGGCAACTGGTTCCCGGTGCGCGCCCCGTCCGGAACGGTCTGA
- a CDS encoding class I SAM-dependent methyltransferase, with product MTTQDVPAFPPWAFAKDDCAPDPLFYVQPRFVTHIDAAAIAAITDLYRTVVPESGVVLDLMSSWISHLPDEVAYARVIGHGLNAAELSANPRLTQHFVQDLNAETHLPLETASIDAALMCVSVQYLQKPAAVLSEIARVLRPGAPVVISFSNRRFPTKAVAIWNALDGAGHVQLVGLYLQRAGFARIEGRVLRPAGGPGDPMTAVIGWTATA from the coding sequence ATGACAACGCAGGATGTGCCGGCCTTTCCACCCTGGGCGTTCGCGAAGGATGATTGCGCGCCGGACCCTCTCTTTTACGTGCAACCGCGTTTCGTCACGCACATCGACGCCGCTGCGATCGCCGCCATAACCGATCTGTACCGAACGGTCGTCCCCGAGAGTGGTGTCGTCCTCGACCTGATGTCGAGTTGGATCAGCCACCTTCCGGATGAGGTCGCCTACGCGCGCGTCATTGGCCACGGGTTGAATGCAGCGGAACTTTCCGCCAACCCGCGCCTGACCCAACACTTCGTGCAAGACCTCAACGCGGAGACGCATCTGCCACTCGAGACCGCGAGTATCGACGCCGCTCTGATGTGCGTCTCGGTGCAGTACCTGCAAAAGCCGGCGGCCGTCCTGTCCGAGATCGCGCGCGTCCTGCGTCCCGGTGCCCCGGTGGTGATCAGCTTCTCCAACCGGCGCTTCCCGACCAAGGCGGTTGCTATCTGGAATGCCCTCGACGGCGCGGGGCATGTCCAGCTCGTCGGTCTGTACCTTCAACGCGCCGGCTTCGCCCGTATCGAAGGACGTGTCCTCAGACCCGCGGGCGGCCCCGGCGATCCGATGACGGCGGTGATCGGATGGACCGCGACGGCGTGA